The nucleotide sequence GGACTATAAAAATAAAACCAATAAACCACAAAGGAAAAAACTATGGATAAATAAAAAAATATTCTTCACATCATAAAAGTTTTAGCCTTATTTCGCTTTAAAGAAAATGGGTGAATGAATTATATATAAATCTATTAAACTTAACAAATCATGAAAAGACTAATGTATTTAATTATCATAATATCAGTAACAATATCTTATTTTGAGAGTTGCAAAAAGAGTAGTCCACGAAATAGCTCAGGAGATATGCCCAAAACTGGTTATAGAGGAATTACTGTTTACCAAGATATTCTGCAATTTGACAACCGAACAACTTTCAACAAGACCCTAGATAGTCTCTGCTTTTTGTCAGATTCAGAGCGTATAGTATGGGAAGATGGCTTGCCTGGATTTAAATCTATGCGTGTCAAATTTATTGACATAATAGATGCAGAATACGCATTAGCTAGACAGCTTGATACGGTGGAATCAGATACCACAGTAGTTCAACATACTACTTTAGCAAGCAGTAACCAATATATGTTAAGAACTTTGAGTATGGGTGACGGTACAAACTATTATGATATGAATATTCATATTTCGGAATATAGCTATATTACAAATCCATATGGCATTGTAATAGTTAACGATACCATTTATCAATATACTGCTAACCTAAAGAAAATGCAGACAACAGGGGATAAAACAAAGATAACTACACTAATTAGTGCTACACAGACAGACGCAATTAATCATATTATAGTAGAAGTAATTGACCCAAATCATCCCTTAGCAAAAAATATTACCTCTAATAAAAATACCAGTTCTGGATCCTTTAGTTATAGTCAAAAAGGTAATGATGGAGGATTTAGATTATTATCTTATGAGAATTTTTGGGTTGAAAGTGCAGCCGGGGGTAATAAAGTTTCTAAATATCGCATTAGAAATAAAAGCCTTCAAAGAAGAGTTGGGGGGGCATGGTACGACAATTGGAAAGCCTATCATACTATGAGTTCTAATTTTTCAGGGAATACCGTTTTTGATCTTGACCAACAAAATACCGTAAATGCTAGTGCAAATTGGGACTTGGGGTCATTAACCAATTACACCACAGATGAGTATATAGATTGGCCTTTTCGTACTTTTAGTAGCAATAGTCGAACATATATAAGAACTAGCCCAAATACGCCAGTTAGCCTGTCGCATACTTCTGTTACTGCTAGAATAACTAAATATTATAATGGGTGGAATAGTAGACAAGTAGATATTGTATTTTCTTATTAATTTGGCTTTATTAAATGAAGAAAATATTCACCATATTGTCTATCTTTTTAATATTGGATACCTACGGACAAAAATCGTCCGTAGGTATCCAATATCAAATGCATTTGTCTAAACCACATATACCTCGAGGTACAACTATTAATGGTGAAAGGCACTTCACAGAAGACTCAATTAGATTTATCAATCCCCGTTTGGGATATATAGTTCAAGGTTCGTACATATATAAAATAAACAAGTATTTCAGAGTTCAAACAGGTTTGTCGTTTTCAAAGTATTCAACCAG is from Bacteroidota bacterium and encodes:
- a CDS encoding DUF4848 domain-containing protein, which encodes MKRLMYLIIIISVTISYFESCKKSSPRNSSGDMPKTGYRGITVYQDILQFDNRTTFNKTLDSLCFLSDSERIVWEDGLPGFKSMRVKFIDIIDAEYALARQLDTVESDTTVVQHTTLASSNQYMLRTLSMGDGTNYYDMNIHISEYSYITNPYGIVIVNDTIYQYTANLKKMQTTGDKTKITTLISATQTDAINHIIVEVIDPNHPLAKNITSNKNTSSGSFSYSQKGNDGGFRLLSYENFWVESAAGGNKVSKYRIRNKSLQRRVGGAWYDNWKAYHTMSSNFSGNTVFDLDQQNTVNASANWDLGSLTNYTTDEYIDWPFRTFSSNSRTYIRTSPNTPVSLSHTSVTARITKYYNGWNSRQVDIVFSY